In Callospermophilus lateralis isolate mCalLat2 chromosome 4, mCalLat2.hap1, whole genome shotgun sequence, one genomic interval encodes:
- the Leprotl1 gene encoding leptin receptor overlapping transcript-like 1, with protein sequence MAGIKALISLSFGGAIGLMFLMLGCALPIYNQYWPLFVLFFYILSPIPYCIARRLVDDTDAMSNACKELAIFLTTGIVVSAFGLPIVFARAHLIEWGACALVLTGNTVIFATILGFFLVFGSNDDFSWQQW encoded by the exons ATGGCGGGCATCAAAG ctTTGATTAGTTTGTCGTTTGGAGGAGCAATTGGGCTGATGTTTTTGATGCTTGGATGTGCCCTTCCAATATACAA cCAATACTGGCCcctctttgttctgtttttttacATCCTTTCGCCTATTCCATACTGCATAGCAAGAAGATTGGTGGATGATACAGATGCTATGAGTAATGCTTGTAAGGAACTTGCCATATTTCTTACAACAGGCATTGTTGTCTCAGCTTTTGGACTCCCTATTGTATTTGCTCGAGCACATTTG ATTGAGTGGGGAGCTTGTGCACTTGTTCTTACAGGAAACACAGTCATCTTTGCAACTATACTAGGCTTCTTCTTGGTCTTTGGAAGCAATGATGACTTCAGCTGGCAGCAGTGGTGA